TCCAAAATCACTCTCTTGTGATCTTCGTCCTTCTTTCTTATTGGCCTATCCTTCAAAATTAGAATTAATATTTTTGGCCGTTGATTAATTGTAATCCAATGGTCCAGAATTAGTTAAACTTTGTTTCTTCACCCCTCTCCCTCATACGTGTCTTCATCTCACTCTCCTCTTCTCTATCTCTTTCCTTTTGTTTTTGTTCTTCTTCCTCTCTCTAATGAATCTCGCTTTCATCTCCGTCTCACAATCTCTTCCTCTGTATCTACCTCATCATTCTTCTTGGCAACAAACCAACGACCGTATGGAGAAAAGCTATAGAAGCCACCGCCGATAGGGCTAGTGAAGCCGCCGCCGATAGCGCCAGTGACGAAGCCTCTACTCCGGGACGACTCTCTCCTCCTCTGCTCCGCGACGACTCTCGCCTCCTCTGCTCCGCGATGACTCTCTTATCCACTATTTTGTGACGCTTCTCTTCATCTGCTCCTTCACGCCCCCTCTTGTCGTTTGCTCGTGACGGCTCCTCTCTTCCGTGACGTCTCTCTCCTCCTCTGCTCCTTGACGCCTCCTCTCCTCGTTTACTCCGCAACGGCTCCTCTCTTCCTCTGCTCCGTCACGCCTCCTCTCCGCGTCTGTTCCTCTCCTCGCCTGCTCCGCGACGGCTACTCTCCTCGTCTGCTCTCATGTGTCATGGCGGCTGAAGAAACAAATTAGGGTTAATTTTTTTTTGTTAGGTTAAGCCTTTTTAGGTTTAGATTTCTAAACCGGGTTTGTGTGTAAACCAGTGTTGATATCATTTGTAAACCAAAATATTAATAATAAACCATTTTTTCTCAAACTAATTGTATTAGAAATTAATTAATATTTTTTATTTGGTTGACAAAAAAGATTATTTTTTTGGTTTAAAATATATTAATTTATAATAATAATTCTAAAATATAAATGCGAAATAACAAATGCTATCATAACGTTCATACACGGTAGCATTTAGAAAATTGCTATAATAGAGAGTAGACCTAAAATAGTTGGGGCAGACATAGCGGTTTCAATAATACTAACAATGACGTATAATAGCATTTTTCTTACGCTAATAAAAGACATTTTTCTTGTAGTGAATCAAAATTCGTAAACGCATATCATACAAGAGAAGTTTTGTCAAACACCGTCAAAATTCGTAAACGCATGTCTGCAGTGATTATAGAATTGACTTGGAAAAATACGCCGCCTGTGAACTATAGTAAACCGGTGAACTATTCAGCAATCGACACTTTGACAAAAACTAGTGAGTATTAAAATGTGTAAAATGCGTCGAACCGCCAGTAGAAATTTAGGATAAGTATTAAACTGCAGCGAAAATGAAGCTTTTGTTCTTTTATTTCTGTAGTTCAATCAATAAAAAAATCCAAAACCTTAATACTGCATAAATAGCACAAATATAAAAATAGAAAAAAAACATTTTCCACATGATATAATTAGAAAGAAGCTGTGATCTGTCTGTCTCTGTCCTAAGATACCGTCTTCTGTCTCCACTAGCTCTCTCGTGTTCTCTGCCTTCTCAGAAACCAAACATATATATAAACTTATATTTATCAATCCACACACAATATCACCGCCACCAGCATCAGCATCATCAATTCTTGTTCTTACAACTCAGAAGATGGAGAACAACTGCGATTTGGAACTTCGTCTCTTTCCAACATCTTCTTATGATGAGTCAGATACCTCGTAAGTGTCTTTCTCTCTGGAATCTAATCTATGAAATTTAACTAATATACATGAATCTAATAAATTTCATTAATTGATTTGAAGGGTGGTAGAATCAAGAAGCTGTGGAAATTCACTATCGAAGGAAGAAGAATCTCAGAGGATCACAATTTTCTACAGTGAAAAAATGTGTGTTTCTTCGAATGTTGCCCATCTTCAGGTATGTACATATATAGGCATTCACCTATATGATTTATATTTTATTAGCAATTAATGGATTTTATTAATCATTAATGTTTTATGAATGAATGCAGGCGAAATCTATAATATTGATCGCGAGTAGAGAGATGGAAGAGAGGTCATCCTCAAACGGGTCGGATCCTCGGAACAGGTTGACCCGATTACATCATCATCAGCTTCCAAATCCAAAGGCTTCTATGAAAAGATCTCTCCAAAGTTTTCTTCAGAAACGGAGGATTCGAATTCAAGCAGCTTCACCGTACCATCATCATTCACGACCATATTGTTTTTATTTTGTTTCTCAATTTTTATTTGACATACTTTAGCAGTTTTGTATTTTGTATAAGTGATCCAAAATGGAAATTCAGTTGTATTATGTTTCTCATGTCTTGGTATTAGTGATGTACTCCCAATATGCATACTAATACCAAGATAGATTTTGAATATAATTTTACGTTACTATATTCTTTACTAGGGCCGGTCCGCCCTACCGGCGAGATAAAAATTAACAAATAATTAAAGTAGTTAGAGTATTATTCAATATAAACTTTATTATTTAAAAATATACATATTAGTTAATTTTGTACAATGTTATTGTATTTGAAAACTAAATAAACCATGTTATCTAAAAATTAGTTAAGATTTTTTTTAAAAATAAATATACTTGTTATTTTTTATAATATGATTTTTAAGATAATTTTCTTTTGTTAAGTAATCTATGTTTTAGTTATATACGAAAAAATGGATGTGGTATTACATCATTTCTTGTGATTTTACAGCATTATATATAAAGAATTTTTTCATGTTAAAAGGGGATATGTTTCTTTCCACCAGCGCTTTTTCTATGGTTTTTCTCTTGTATCAACCATATTGATCATGCTTTATTTTTCTCTCATCGTGACATTCACCTTTCTTTCCAGAATACATGCAAACCTTCTGAGTTCATGGTCTCGAGTGACTTTATTAATTTACCAAAAAATATGACAACAGGCAAGCAATAAAATATTATTATCAGTTTAGTGGCCATACTATTGATGAGAGAAAAATAAAGCCTTACTAATTAAACATCGTACATGGCCAGATTGTTTTATTCTACTGATAAACTTAAACATAGGTGTAAAATCGTAATAAAAATTAATTAGTTATTAAAAAGATTGTCCGTGTCAAACATAGATGTTTAAGAAAACAAGAACATGTTTATTGGAAGTTCTTAAGGGTGGTTCTTAGTATAAATGAGTAACTAAAATAAATGAAAAATGGCAATTAAATTAAGACGCGGCTCTTAATTAAGCACTTGAAAGAACAGTTCTTCTGGACACGTGTTGGATGGGCATTGGATAGGTTTTTTTGGGAGCAAAACAAAAGTTCAACTCGACATCAGATTTGGGTTGTATCTTCCCCGAAGATTTGTCGGAGGTAGCCTCGACTAAGGCTTTGATGATGGCGGGATCGGCGCCGTAGAGTCTTACCTTCTAGATTGAAGTGGATTGGAGGAGCTTGGCGGTTTCAAAAGGCGGAGGGAG
The DNA window shown above is from Brassica oleracea var. oleracea cultivar TO1000 chromosome C3, BOL, whole genome shotgun sequence and carries:
- the LOC106330903 gene encoding protein TIFY 5A-like → MENNCDLELRLFPTSSYDESDTSVVESRSCGNSLSKEEESQRITIFYSEKMCVSSNVAHLQAKSIILIASREMEERSSSNGSDPRNRLTRLHHHQLPNPKASMKRSLQSFLQKRRIRIQAASPYHHHSRPYCFYFVSQFLFDIL